The genomic interval CACGGTTACCAAATCCTTAATGGAATCTGAATTCATGCATGCGCAGGCCATTGTGGACGCCGCCTATCTGGAGGTCAGCAATGAATACCGGAGCATTGTTTTTTCTGAAAAAGCAGCCATTGCAGCCCGCAAAAAGCAGCTGCGCAACATAGTCGGCATCTCCCTCGAACTTATCCGTTTTAATTACGATAGATTCAAGCAAGGCATTATCAGCGAAGCCGAAGCCAAGAAGCTGAGTATCGAGCAGATTAAAAACATGCGCTATGACAGCGGAACCGGATATCTCTGGATCAACGATGACACAGCCCCTGTGCCGCGCATGATCATGCATCCGACTATCCCCGCGCTGGATGGTAAAGTCCTTGATGATCCCGGTTTCACCGGGGTCAGGAACAGTAAGGAAAACCTCTTTTCAGCCTTCCGCAAAATCTGCGAAATACACGGTTCAGGCTTTCTCGAATACCTCTGGCCCAAACCCGTTGCCGAGGGATTAAGCAAGGAGCAGCCCAAGCTTTCCTATGTTGAAATATTTAAGGAATGGGGCTGGATAATCGGCTCCGGCGTCTACATGGACGACATCAATAAGGAAGTGAACAAAAGAATCCGGGCCGTGCTTCAGGAGCTTCGGGTCAGCTTCGGAAAAATAAAGGTCGGTAAAAACGGATACATATTTCTTTTTTCCGGGAAGCCGGACCTTATCATCCATCCTAAGTATGAAAATATCCCCATTGCTGAACTTCTAAATCCGGAAACAGGCAGGCCGATCTTTCAGGAATTGATGGAAGCTGCCCATACAGATGGCGTTTTCGAATATCTTTGGGATAAACCCCCGCGCAACTCCGGTGATTTCACCTTCCGCAAAAGAGCCTACATCAAATACTTTGAACCGCTGGACTGGTACATCTGCTCCTCAGCCTACATGGATGACCTTGAACAACCAGGATTGCAGCTCAGGAACAGGATCATCATATTCTCCATCGGGGTGCTGGCACTGGCACTGATCTTTGCCACTCTCCTCTCCGCCAAGGTGGCCCAGCCGCTGATGAAGCTGACCGCGGCAGCAAGAGCCATCCGTGAAGGAGGCATGTCCGACACTGAAATTCCACAGGAAGGCCCAACGGAAATCAAGGAACTGGGTACGGTCATAAGCCAGATGCTTGATTCCATTCAGGGTGCTATGCGGGATAAGGAACAATTGCTGGAAGCCCTTGAAGACGGCAACAGGCAGCTTTCCGCCAGCAACTACCAGCTTGAAATCAAGATCAAAGAACACGCACGGGTGGAGCGGGAACTCATCAAGCTGCGCAACCACCAGAAAAATATAATCGACTCCATGCCTTCCATACTTGTGGGCGTGGACAGTGGCGGAGCCATTACCCTGTGGAACAAGGGGGCCGCCAAGGCTACCGGACTTGATTATGATAATGCAGCAGGAAAACAGTTGGAAACCGTTTTCCCCATGCTGGCAAAAGAGATTGAAAAAGCCCGCAAGACCATCCTTTCCGGCAGGACTGAGCAGAAAGTCAGGGTTCCGCGCATTGTGAACGGCGAAACCCGCTATGAAAACATCACCATCTATCCGCTCATCAACAACGATTATGACGGGGCGGTTATCCGGCTTGATGACGTGACCGATAATGTTCGCATTGAGGAAATGATGATTCAGACCGAAAAAATGATGTCTGTGGGCGGGCTGGCCGCAGGTATGGCCCATGAAATAAACAACCCCCTCGGCGGCATATTGCAGGGAACCCAGAACATAGAACGCCGACTGCTCCCCGGACTGCCTAAAAATGAACATACTGCCCGGCAGCTGGGAGTCAGCCTAGAAAACATCAACAAATACGTTGAAGAACGCGGGGTGCTGAAAATCCTATCCGGAGTCCGCGAATCCGCCACCCGGGCAGCTGCAATCATCACCAATATGCTCAACTTCAGCCGCAAAACCGATGTGCACCGCACTTCCTGCCAGCTTGATGTGCTGGTCGACAGTGCCATTGCTCTTGCGGCGCAGGATTATGACCTTAAGAAAAAGTATGACTTCAGGCAGATTGAGATAGTCAGGAACTATGAAGAACACCAGCCCTACGTGGTCTGCGCACCCACGGAAATTGAACAGGTACTGCTTAACCTGCTCGGCAACGCAGCCCAGGCCATGACGGAAAACAAAACGGAAAAACCGAAAATAGAAATCAAAATATGGCTGGAAGGGGAATATGTGGCCACATCCGTTACGGACAACGGTCCGGGCATGGAAGAAGATGTACGCAAACGAATTTTCGAACCGTTCTTCACCACCAAGCCCAAGGGTGTAGGCACCGGGCTGGGGCTTTCCGTTTCCTACTTCATCATCACTGAAAACCACCACGGCAGTTTCAGTATAGAATCAACTCCGGGCAACGGAGCAAAATTCACTTTCAAGCTGCCTGTTGCTTCTTTAAGATAAAAAGATGCCTCCGGCGGCTCTCCGAGGGCCAGAGAAACTTTTTGAAAAAAGTTTCTCTGGACTCTTCAAAAACTTTTAATAAGCTTCGCTGTGTAGAATCACCAGCCGACCTTTAGAAACCACATTCTCTGTTGAGCACGCCGAGCAGTGTGGATGCTATTGAGTTGCAGAAATATTCCAGAAAATCCGTACCCATCTCAGGATGGAAACGGTCTTCGGAAGCATCGTGGATGGCGAAAAGGCCGATCAGTTTTCCGGGATTGTATTTATCCCGCAGCCCGAAAGCAAAACAGGACCCGCCAATATCCGGACTCATATCAGGATCACCGAAAAAAACATCCGGGCGCATCATCCGTGCAATAGGCCCCAGAAAAACACGGTTGGGACCATCGCTCAAAGTGGCATCAATATAACGCATGCATCCTTTCATGTAGAAAGTCGGAATTTCATCCCCCAGTTCCCCGCCGCAGAGTTCGCGGTCCAGAACAACAGCCACCCGGTCCAGATCAAGTTCAGTGGCGATGCCCTGCAACATCTCCTGCAATCCATTCAATGATTTCAAATCATTGACATGCTGCAGGGCTTTACCGAACTTGCTGAACAGCTGAAAGTCAGAACTGTGAACGGAGTATACTTCTTTGAGTTTGGCCTCCAAAACTCCGATACGCTCGTCTTTTTCCGCCGCATCAGCACGTTTACCCAGCAGTTCATCTTCCTGCGAAAGGCACCCGTCGCGGGCATAGGCGTAATTCTCGTAAATTTCCTGAGCAATAAAATCAGCCTGCTCTTCCCTGCCCTCTTTGAGGAGCCGTTTGAGCAGATCAAGCTGTTGGCCGAATTTTTTCAGTGAAGGCAGGTTATCCATGAATTATCCCGTGCAGATTAAAAATTTCTCTGAAAACAGTGCCTTTCATATCAATTCAATGCACAAAATGCCAGCAGTCCGGCCAGTTCCGCCAGCACCACTGCCGCGCCCAGAAAATCCCCGTTGGCCCCGCCGACCCTTTTCGCCAGCCGGAACAGGAACAAAATCCCACCCCCGGTAAACAGATAGCCAAGTCCCTGCACTGCCGGACTAACTGCAAACAGCCCCACAAGCAGTGTCGTCAACGCAGCCACTCCGATGGAAAATCCATCAGCACCGTGCATGGACAATCTGCCCTGTCCCGGCCTTGCCAAGGGTTTGCCGACCATGGCCATAAACGCATTGCCCAGCCTGCCGAGCACGAAAACCCAGACCACGGCCCCGAAGGCTCCGGCTTCATAAACATAATAAAAACAGACCGTTTGCCCCAGCCCTGCCAGTACCAGAGCAAGCACCCCGAACACACCGGAGCAGCTGTCTTTGATAATCTTCCAGAACCGCACCGGGTCCGGGTAAGGTCCGGCCCCGTCGGCAATGTCCGCAAAGCCGTCAAAATGCAGCCCGCGGGTCAGGTAAACCGAGGCGGCCACAGTCAGCCATGCCTGTATCCAGAATTTGCCCGCAAACAAGCCCAGCCAAAACGGACAGACGATGACCATACCCAGTACCAGCCCGCTGAGCGGCATCCACTTTACTGTACGGCCTATGTCTTCTGCTTCAATCTCCATGACCGGGCCGATGCGGGTCATGAAACCGAGGGTGATTAAGATGTCTCTTACTAATCTTGACCGCACTGTGTGCTCCACTTCAAAGTTAAAACATCCCCCGGCTCAAGGCCCAGCATTTCCGAGGCTGCTCCGCGATTGAGGGCCAGTTCGTAGTAGCCTTGGCTCCCCGCTAAAAGCCCGGTGGCTCCGGCCTGCAGCTCGGCGTAGCAGCAGACCCGTTTTACGCAGGTGTTGTCATTACCGGAGAGTAGTTGTTCTTCTGGGATGGTCATGCGTTCGGGCATGGTCTGGGTATCCGGGATGTTGAGTACAAGATTGCCGAAACGGTCTTTGTGCAGGATGGTGGCCTCCACGCCGTCTTCCAGCCAGACGGGTTTGTTGATGCCGCTGCGGATCATGTTCCGCAGAGGCAGCTTGGGTCCGAGCGACTCAAGGGAGGTGCCCGCGGCTATGGATGCGGCAAGGGGTGAAAAAATATCCCGGCCATGGAAAGTTGCGGAGCTGTGAATTTTTGCGGCGGCCTCGCTTAAGTCGGTGACTATCATGGTTCCGGCAAAGCGGGTTTCAGCCAGTTCGAGCACTCCGTTATCCGGGGCGAGGACAATCTGTTCCCCGAATTCGGCGGCGATTATTCTGCGGGCACTGCCTACGCCGGGATCAATGACAGTGATAAAAATGGTATCTGCGGGAAAATGTTTCATGGCCGCAGCAAGGAAGAACGCGCCCTGCGCAATGCAGAACGGCTCCACCCCGTGGCTGACGTCTATAATACGGGAATCCGGGGCCTGAGCTGCCAGCACCCCTTTCATCTGGCCTACGTAGGGATCATCTAGCCCGAAATCAGTCAAAAGCGCGATGGTTCTGCTCATTAATGCGACCTCCTGTATTTCCCCTTTGTACGCAGCTATTTTTTGCTGTATTAAAAGATTTGGCAATAAAGAATTGTATTTTTCGACCTGTTTTGCAGTAATAATATTTTTTCCGGCCCCTAATGAGGCTTGGAAGCTGTAAAGAAAGATGATAAGCGAAGCATGCGCAAAGCTACGAACAGCCCGCAGAAACAATATAAAACCAACCGCAATGGGCTGTCTGATATAATTCCATAAGGAGATTTCATCCACCATGAAAGCTAAACAACATCTTGAAAACGTTCTCGGTTCCATTCTCGAAGCCAAAGGCTGGGAATGGCCGGAGAAGGCTGTTATCGAGCCTCCCAAAGATAAAAAATTCGGCGACATGTCCGCAAACATCGCCATGATGCTCTCCAAGCAGGCCAAAATGAATCCCCGCGCCATTGCGGAAGCGATTCAGGGAGAACTGGCCGGAGACAAATATATTGAAAAAGTTGATATTGCCGGACCGGGCTTCCTCAACTTCACTTTTTCCTCCGCCTTCTGGCAGGCACTGGTTCCTGAAGTGCTGGCCAAGGGCGCGGACTACGGTCGCAGCGAAATCGGCAAAGGCACCAAAATTCAGGTGGAATACGTTTCCGCCAACCCCACCGGACCGCTGCACATCGGCCACGGTCGCGGTGCCGCTCTGGGAGATTGCCTTGTACGCATCCTTGAGTTCACCGGATATGACGTGGAAGCTGAATACTACGTCAACGATGCCGGACGCCAGATGCTCATCCTCGGCAACTCCATCTGGGTCCGCCTCCAGCAGTCTCAGGGCCGCGACATTGCCCAGCCCGAAGATTTCTACAAAGGAGAATACATCAAGGACCTCGCCGCCGAAGTACTGGAACGCAATCCCGGTATCCTCGACATGAGCGAAGACGAAGCCGTCGCCATCTGCCGCGAATACGGTAAAGATGAAATTCTTAAAGGCATCAAGAAAGACCTCGCCGCCTTTGATGTACGTCACGATGTCTGGTTCTCCGAAAAGAGCCTTGTTTCCGCAGGCAAGGTTGATGAAACTTTCGCCGACCTCAAAGAACGCGGCATGGCTTACGAAGAGGACGGCGCGCTCTGGTTCAAATCCACCGAACTGGGTGACGACAAGGACCGTGTACTGCGTAAATCCAACGGAGACCTGACCTATTTCGCTTCCGACATCGCCTACCACGATGACAAATATAAACGCGGTTTCGACCTCGTAGTCGATATCTGGGGCGCGGACCACCACGGCTACATCCCCCGCATGCAGGCTGCTGTGGAAGCTCTCGGCAAGAAAGGGCAGCTTGATGTAATCCTCGTACAGCTGGTTAACCTGCTGCGCGGCGGTGAGCAGATCGCCATGTCCACCCGTGCCGGTAAATTTGAAACCCTCGAAGACGTGGTAAACGAAGTGGGCCGCGACGCATCCCGCTTCATGTTCCTCTCACGCAAGAGCGACAGCCCTCTCGACTTCGACCTTGAGCTGGTCAAACAGAAAACCATGGACAACCCGGTCTACTACGTACAGTACGCCCATGCGCGTATCTGCTCCGTAATGCGCAAGGCCGCAGATCAGGGTATCGCGGTTCCTGCGGTTGATGCAGCTCCCCTCGCCGGGCTGACCAACGATGAGGAACTGAATCTCATGAAGCTCATGGACCAGTTCGCAGACGTTGCTGAAAATGCAGGCAAGAACATGAGCCCGCACGTAATCAGCTACTACCTGCGCGATCTGGCCAGTGCTCTGCACAGGTTCTACTCCATGCACCACATCCTTTCCGCTGATAAAGATGTGATTGCCGCCAGACTGGTTCTGCTGCAGTCCGTTGCGCAGACCCTTGCCAACGGCCTTAGCCTGCTCGGAGTTTCCGCTCCCGAACGCATGTAATAATTTAACGGAGTTTCCATCATGGCTGCACCCAAGAAAAAGAAGAAAAACGCTCCCGGTCAGGAAAAGACATTCACCTTTACCTTCACCATGCCTGAGGTAATCGGGCTGTGTGCCGGGGGTGTGGCCGCCCTGTGCGCCTTCTTTGTACTGGGAATCCTGCTGGGCCG from Desulfovibrio sp. JC010 carries:
- a CDS encoding cache domain-containing protein; protein product: MFKSMKASLLFFVAGLVIATTAGLTYFAQRTVTKSLMESEFMHAQAIVDAAYLEVSNEYRSIVFSEKAAIAARKKQLRNIVGISLELIRFNYDRFKQGIISEAEAKKLSIEQIKNMRYDSGTGYLWINDDTAPVPRMIMHPTIPALDGKVLDDPGFTGVRNSKENLFSAFRKICEIHGSGFLEYLWPKPVAEGLSKEQPKLSYVEIFKEWGWIIGSGVYMDDINKEVNKRIRAVLQELRVSFGKIKVGKNGYIFLFSGKPDLIIHPKYENIPIAELLNPETGRPIFQELMEAAHTDGVFEYLWDKPPRNSGDFTFRKRAYIKYFEPLDWYICSSAYMDDLEQPGLQLRNRIIIFSIGVLALALIFATLLSAKVAQPLMKLTAAARAIREGGMSDTEIPQEGPTEIKELGTVISQMLDSIQGAMRDKEQLLEALEDGNRQLSASNYQLEIKIKEHARVERELIKLRNHQKNIIDSMPSILVGVDSGGAITLWNKGAAKATGLDYDNAAGKQLETVFPMLAKEIEKARKTILSGRTEQKVRVPRIVNGETRYENITIYPLINNDYDGAVIRLDDVTDNVRIEEMMIQTEKMMSVGGLAAGMAHEINNPLGGILQGTQNIERRLLPGLPKNEHTARQLGVSLENINKYVEERGVLKILSGVRESATRAAAIITNMLNFSRKTDVHRTSCQLDVLVDSAIALAAQDYDLKKKYDFRQIEIVRNYEEHQPYVVCAPTEIEQVLLNLLGNAAQAMTENKTEKPKIEIKIWLEGEYVATSVTDNGPGMEEDVRKRIFEPFFTTKPKGVGTGLGLSVSYFIITENHHGSFSIESTPGNGAKFTFKLPVASLR
- a CDS encoding adenosylcobinamide-GDP ribazoletransferase, whose translation is MRSRLVRDILITLGFMTRIGPVMEIEAEDIGRTVKWMPLSGLVLGMVIVCPFWLGLFAGKFWIQAWLTVAASVYLTRGLHFDGFADIADGAGPYPDPVRFWKIIKDSCSGVFGVLALVLAGLGQTVCFYYVYEAGAFGAVVWVFVLGRLGNAFMAMVGKPLARPGQGRLSMHGADGFSIGVAALTTLLVGLFAVSPAVQGLGYLFTGGGILFLFRLAKRVGGANGDFLGAAVVLAELAGLLAFCALN
- a CDS encoding S-adenosyl-l-methionine hydroxide adenosyltransferase family protein, coding for MSRTIALLTDFGLDDPYVGQMKGVLAAQAPDSRIIDVSHGVEPFCIAQGAFFLAAAMKHFPADTIFITVIDPGVGSARRIIAAEFGEQIVLAPDNGVLELAETRFAGTMIVTDLSEAAAKIHSSATFHGRDIFSPLAASIAAGTSLESLGPKLPLRNMIRSGINKPVWLEDGVEATILHKDRFGNLVLNIPDTQTMPERMTIPEEQLLSGNDNTCVKRVCCYAELQAGATGLLAGSQGYYELALNRGAASEMLGLEPGDVLTLKWSTQCGQD
- the argS gene encoding arginine--tRNA ligase, which produces MKAKQHLENVLGSILEAKGWEWPEKAVIEPPKDKKFGDMSANIAMMLSKQAKMNPRAIAEAIQGELAGDKYIEKVDIAGPGFLNFTFSSAFWQALVPEVLAKGADYGRSEIGKGTKIQVEYVSANPTGPLHIGHGRGAALGDCLVRILEFTGYDVEAEYYVNDAGRQMLILGNSIWVRLQQSQGRDIAQPEDFYKGEYIKDLAAEVLERNPGILDMSEDEAVAICREYGKDEILKGIKKDLAAFDVRHDVWFSEKSLVSAGKVDETFADLKERGMAYEEDGALWFKSTELGDDKDRVLRKSNGDLTYFASDIAYHDDKYKRGFDLVVDIWGADHHGYIPRMQAAVEALGKKGQLDVILVQLVNLLRGGEQIAMSTRAGKFETLEDVVNEVGRDASRFMFLSRKSDSPLDFDLELVKQKTMDNPVYYVQYAHARICSVMRKAADQGIAVPAVDAAPLAGLTNDEELNLMKLMDQFADVAENAGKNMSPHVISYYLRDLASALHRFYSMHHILSADKDVIAARLVLLQSVAQTLANGLSLLGVSAPERM